Part of the Spirochaeta isovalerica genome, CTTCGGTTTTCTGAAGAAAACGGTCAGCCAGAGTTGATTTACCATGATCGATATGGGCGATGATGCAAAAATTCCTTATTTTGGACTGGTCACTATTCATAGGAGGAATCATATCTCAAGAAGGCGAAATCATCAATTACTGTCGAGACAGTTCCTGATAAGTCCGGAAAAATCATCGGGGTCAAAAGGCTTCTGAATAAAGTAGCTCAATTGGCTGTTACTTTTATGAGCCGTCGAAGTAAACATAGTTTTCATAGATGGTGAAAATGCTGTAATTCGACGACTCAGCTCTTCTCCGGAAATATTCGGCATATAGAGATCGGTTATGAGAAGATCGAAAGGAGGATTCCTCTTTTCGGCAATGAGAATAGCCTCTCCCGCATATCCGGTATCGGTTACATTGTATTTTTTGTTCCTGAGAATTCTCACCATGATAGAGCGGACAAATTCATCTTCTTCTACAACCAGAATGGATTCATTTCCCAGGTCATCGATAGAAGATTTCATAGAGGGTTTATTTCCCGTGACGACTGATTCAAGTCTTTTGAAATAGAGTTCGAAAAGGGTTCCCTGACCTGCGCTGCTTTTGAGATCTATGAAACCACCGGAATTCTGTATGATCCCATAAACTGTGGATAAGCCGAGTCCGCTGCCCTTCCCCCCCTTTGTCGAAAAGAACGGTTCAAATATCATGGATTGAATTTCAGCGGGAATCCCCGTTCCGCTGTCTTCCACACTGATTTTCACATATTCTCCCGGAGGTAATTTTCCGGATCGGAGATATATTTCCCTGGCGTTTTTCACAATTTCCGTTGAGACTTTTATTTTGCCTTTCTCCTGAATGGCGTCACGGGAATTCACAACAAGATTAATGAGAATCTGTTCCATTTGAACAGGATCAATACTGATTATGGCTTCGGAGGGAGTAAGCGATATATCAAGAGACACTGATTCAGGAACCATTCTTTCGAGAATTCTTTCCAGATCGATTATGATTGAGTTAAGATCAATGTTTCTGGGATTGTGTACCTGATTTTCGGAAAAAGTTAAAAGCTGCTTTGTCAGCTTTACGGCTTTTTTAGATGTGGTCTGTATTCCTTTAATATCATTTTCCAGAGTCGGCTCACATTGCATAAGATTCTCATTATCGAGAATA contains:
- a CDS encoding ATP-binding response regulator produces the protein MNKKSILIVEDEAIVSLDLSMLLEKAGYDINRICSSSDDLFNDFEKYPRPDLILMDINIKGLLDGLDSSLKIKELYDIPVIFLTAYADKSTLEKAKNSYPYGYIIKPYDKRRLLVIIEMALNMIHLEEKLKEREALFVSTFDSIDDSVIICDKENIIKYINPAAVKLVGPGELTGRLFDDVFKINYSLNGKRGEFTDTEGNLRTLEINQTYLQGNIGNKGTSVRILTDITLQLYLEAQLRESHKMEAVGRLAGGVAHDFNNLLTVIMGYCSLILDNENLMQCEPTLENDIKGIQTTSKKAVKLTKQLLTFSENQVHNPRNIDLNSIIIDLERILERMVPESVSLDISLTPSEAIISIDPVQMEQILINLVVNSRDAIQEKGKIKVSTEIVKNAREIYLRSGKLPPGEYVKISVEDSGTGIPAEIQSMIFEPFFSTKGGKGSGLGLSTVYGIIQNSGGFIDLKSSAGQGTLFELYFKRLESVVTGNKPSMKSSIDDLGNESILVVEEDEFVRSIMVRILRNKKYNVTDTGYAGEAILIAEKRNPPFDLLITDLYMPNISGEELSRRITAFSPSMKTMFTSTAHKSNSQLSYFIQKPFDPDDFSGLIRNCLDSN